ATTGAAGCGATAGAAGAGCGTCATGAAGCAGGAGCGGCCATTTTTACACAAGCGGGTACATATGCTCCTACATTAGGAGTACTCGGTGCAGTAGTGGGATTAATCGCCGCCTTATCGAACTTAGAAAATGTTGAAGAGATAGGCACTTCAATTGGAGCTGCGTTCGTCGCCACATTATTAGGTATTTTCACTGGGTATGTACTATGGCATCCTTTTGCAAATAAATTAAAACGAAAATCAAAACAAGAAGCCATTGTGCGCCAAGTGATGATCGAAGGTATTCTTTCGATTTTAGAAGGGCAATCGCCTCATTCCATTGAACAAAAGCTAGCGATATATCTCCCTGAGCGTGAAAGAGAAAAGTTATTACAAGAAAGTGTGAAACAAAATGGCTAAACGTCGCAAAAAGAAAAACGATAACCATATCGATGAAACGTGGCTCATCCCTTATGCCGACTTATTAACGTTGCTTTTAGCCCTTTTTATCATTTTATTTGGGATGAGCTCTATTGATGCACAAAAATTTAGACAGTTAGCGATTTCGATGAACGCCAACCTTACGGGAGGAACAAGCATATTAGAATTTCCAAGCCCTATGCCAGAAGGTGGAGAATCATATCTTCAAGAAAAAGAATTAAAAAATATCAATCAAGATGACCAAAAACAGGTGCAAAAACAAGAACAACTAAGTGATATTCAACAAAAAGTTAATGCTTACATCGATTCGAAGCAATTGAATAACAAACTAAAAACATCTTTATCAGATGAAGGGCTTTTAATTACAATTGTAGACGACATACTTTTTGATTCAGGGAAAGCAGAAGTCCGAAAAAAGGATCAAAAATTAGCAAGGGAAATCTCAAATCTTCTCGTCATGAATCCACCAAGATACGTTGTCATTAGCGGCCATACAGATAATGTACCCATCAAAAACTCACAATTTGACTCCAACTGGCATTTAAGCGTCATGCGTGCGGTGAACTTCTTGTCGATTTTGTTGGAAAATGAGAAGCTTAATCCGCAGTTATTCAGTGCAAAAGGTTATGGTGAATATAAGCCCATTGCATCTAATAATACAGAGGAGGGCCGCCAAAAAAATCGTCGCGTCGAAATCCTGATCTTACCTTATGGGGAAAATGAAAATACGAGCCCATAACGGCTCGTATTTTCATATTGGAAATGTTGACTTTCCGTTTAGATTTCTAAATTTTTGACATAGAGCCCGACTTGTTTGATTAAGCGAATAGCGGTTTGTTTCTCTTCTTCTGTAAGCACACTCATAATTTGATCGATCACTTTCTTATGCTCTGGGAACATTTCTGCTATGAATCGCTTTCCTTTTTCTGTAATAACCGCATATGTAACACGTCGGTCTTTCGGACAAGCCTTTCTCATTAATAGCTCCTTTTTTTCCAGCTTGTCAATCACATATGTAATACTTCCGCTCGCTAATAAAATTTTTCCGCCTATTTGTTGTAAAGGCTGTTCCCCTTTATGATATAAAAGCTCTAGTACAGCAAACTCGGTTGGATTTAATCCATACGATTGAATATGCTTGCTCACATAGTCATGCATTGCCCGATATGCTTTTGAAAGGACAACATATAATTTTAATGATTGATCTTCGCGACTACTCATTTTCATATCATTCCCTCAATAACGAAAACCTTTAATTCTAAGTAATCATAAAGAAACTTCTACCTTTTGTCAAGTAACACGTAATCAACATTACCAAATAACCGTCCAATTATGATTACAAGTCGCCTGAATAACACGACGGCGTAATATTTACTGAATCATAACCTCAACCATATCTACTTGTATTTCCTTTATCACTTTTTTCCTTTAAACATTGTATACTCACCCCCACCGCTTGCCCGATAGTTATTCATGACGACTTCGTACTTTTTCTCAAAATTTAACGGTACTCCATTTTCGCAACTCTTTCCCCTGCAGGCTGTTGAATATCAATTCCTTTTTTCCATTATATATAATTATGGAGGAAATAAAACTTTAAAGTTTTTTGCTAAATGAAAAATAGAACGCTTTTTTTGATATATCTGTACACAACTGTTGATAATCCATTATTTTACTTAAAAATGCAGAATCGTATGGCTGAACACAAGCTTTTCTTCCATATCCCTCGACAAGAAACACCAGCGGGCAAATTCATTTGGCCGCTGGTGTTTCTTGTTCGAGAAGGGCATGCGTATAGCATGCCAAGTCGGCAAGCGAATCGCTTGCCGACTCCGGCAGAAAAGCTAGAAATAGAGCCATCTCAACTTGTTATTATTAGTTAATCAACACGGATGATATCTGTATTTTCATTATGCTATAATAAATGAGTTGAAAATGATAAGGGGTAATGAATATGCGAAGATTATGGTGGAAAAACCACATTTTTCAATACATAGTGATTGTCATCATCCCGGCTATTTTTCTTTCAATGTTTTTCTGGAACATGCAAGAAGAAG
This genomic interval from Bacillus alveayuensis contains the following:
- a CDS encoding chemotaxis protein MotA (product_source=KO:K02556; cog=COG1291; ko=KO:K02556; pfam=PF01618; transmembrane_helix_parts=Inside_1_6,TMhelix_7_25,Outside_26_28,TMhelix_29_51,Inside_52_149,TMhelix_150_169,Outside_170_178,TMhelix_179_201,Inside_202_263), coding for MDKTTLLGLILGLLALGLGIILKGVNLSVLINPAAILIIIVGTMASVVIAFPTNEIKRIPKLFGILFREQKMITIQELIPLFSEWAQLARKEGLLALEAKLDEIDDPFLKTGLSMAIDGQTAEFIRDVMTEEIEAIEERHEAGAAIFTQAGTYAPTLGVLGAVVGLIAALSNLENVEEIGTSIGAAFVATLLGIFTGYVLWHPFANKLKRKSKQEAIVRQVMIEGILSILEGQSPHSIEQKLAIYLPEREREKLLQESVKQNG
- a CDS encoding chemotaxis protein MotB (product_source=KO:K02557; cath_funfam=3.30.1330.60; cog=COG1360; ko=KO:K02557; pfam=PF00691,PF13677; superfamily=103088; transmembrane_helix_parts=Inside_1_16,TMhelix_17_39,Outside_40_255), with product MAKRRKKKNDNHIDETWLIPYADLLTLLLALFIILFGMSSIDAQKFRQLAISMNANLTGGTSILEFPSPMPEGGESYLQEKELKNINQDDQKQVQKQEQLSDIQQKVNAYIDSKQLNNKLKTSLSDEGLLITIVDDILFDSGKAEVRKKDQKLAREISNLLVMNPPRYVVISGHTDNVPIKNSQFDSNWHLSVMRAVNFLSILLENEKLNPQLFSAKGYGEYKPIASNNTEEGRQKNRRVEILILPYGENENTSP
- a CDS encoding MarR family 2-MHQ and catechol resistance regulon transcriptional repressor (product_source=KO:K15973; cath_funfam=1.10.10.10; cog=COG1846; ko=KO:K15973; pfam=PF01047; smart=SM00347; superfamily=46785), yielding MKMSSREDQSLKLYVVLSKAYRAMHDYVSKHIQSYGLNPTEFAVLELLYHKGEQPLQQIGGKILLASGSITYVIDKLEKKELLMRKACPKDRRVTYAVITEKGKRFIAEMFPEHKKVIDQIMSVLTEEEKQTAIRLIKQVGLYVKNLEI
- a CDS encoding hypothetical protein (product_source=Hypo-rule applied) encodes the protein MKNRTLFLIYLYTTVDNPLFYLKMQNRMAEHKLFFHIPRQETPAGKFIWPLVFLVREGHAYSMPSRQANRLPTPAEKLEIEPSQLVIIS